The following proteins come from a genomic window of Diorhabda carinulata isolate Delta chromosome X, icDioCari1.1, whole genome shotgun sequence:
- the LOC130900531 gene encoding uncharacterized protein LOC130900531, which produces MSENNIDVPYQNAIGCLMYLAVNSKPDIAYAVSYLSQFNNGHSLEHWNCIKRVFRYLKATSDLLLTFKKTNSICIEGYVDATWGDHQDDRRSHTGFIFKLAGGPISWETHKLRTIALSSFEAEYMAASEACKEAVYLRRLMSEVLCDTPKAVKLFVDNQSAIKIAENPMFHNRTKHIDIRFHFIREVINDGKVKLEYKPSNEMIADELTKGLGRIKHTQFVRDMGLIRI; this is translated from the coding sequence atgtCCGAGAATAATATTGATGTACCATACCAGAACGCCATAGGATGTCTTATGTATTTAGCTGTCAATTCAAAGCCTGATATAGCTTATGCTGTTAGCTATTTAAGCCAATTCAACAATGGACATTCATTAGAACATTGGAATTGTATAAAGAGAGTATTCCGCTATCTAAAAGCTACATCTGATTTATTGTTAACATTCAAGAAAACAAACTCTATATGCATTGAAGGCTATGTTGATGCCACTTGGGGAGATCACCAGGATGATAGACGGTCTCACACAGGCTTCATATTCAAACTAGCTGGAGGTCCTATTTCATGGGAAACCCACAAGCTGAGGACCATAGCCCTTTCATCATTTGAAGCAGAATACATGGCTGCATCTGAGGCATGTAAAGAAGCTGTTTATCTACGTCGACTTATGAGTGAAGTGCTGTGTGACACACCAAAAGCTGTTAAGCTTTTTGTTGACAACCAAAGTGCAATAAAAATTGCGGAGAACCCAATGTTTCATAACCGTACCAAACACATTGATATTCGGTTTCATTTTATTCGTGAAGTGATTAATGATGGAAAAGTTAAGTTAGAGTATAAACCCTCAAATGAAATGATTGCCGATGAGCTTACGAAAGGATTGGGACGGATCAAACATACACAATTTGTGAGGGATATGGGTCTCATtagaatttaa